One Nocardia sp. BMG111209 DNA segment encodes these proteins:
- the cysT gene encoding sulfate ABC transporter permease subunit CysT, with product MIDDVSDSAIDLGTAAGPEVGRETSGGRPSPSWLRITGAVGPLGIATAMLWLSVIVLLPLAALTVHSFDHGWSGFWDAVTAPSALQALRITVLVSIVVAVVNVIMGTLVAWVLVRDEFPGKNFVNALIDLPFALPTIVASIVLLALYGPQSPVGIHLNATQPGLIVALAFVTLPFVVRAVQPVLLEADREVEQAAASLGADNLTTFRRIVLPTLAPAIISGGGLAFARAIGEFGSVVLIGGNIPRHTQVASQYIQQQIEVDRPVNAAAVSVALLVISFVVLLVLRVFSERTARKEKQTR from the coding sequence ATGATCGACGACGTGAGTGACAGTGCGATCGACCTCGGGACTGCCGCCGGTCCCGAGGTCGGGCGGGAGACGTCCGGCGGCAGGCCGAGTCCGTCCTGGCTCCGGATAACCGGAGCGGTCGGGCCGTTGGGGATCGCGACCGCGATGCTGTGGCTCAGCGTCATCGTGCTGCTGCCGCTGGCGGCGCTGACCGTCCATTCCTTCGACCACGGCTGGTCCGGGTTCTGGGATGCGGTCACCGCGCCGTCGGCGCTGCAGGCGCTGCGCATCACCGTGCTGGTGTCGATCGTGGTGGCGGTGGTCAACGTGATCATGGGCACCCTGGTCGCCTGGGTGCTGGTCCGCGACGAGTTCCCGGGCAAGAACTTCGTGAACGCGCTGATCGATCTGCCGTTCGCGTTGCCGACGATCGTGGCGAGCATCGTGCTGCTGGCCCTGTACGGGCCGCAGAGCCCGGTCGGCATCCATCTGAACGCCACCCAGCCGGGCCTGATCGTGGCACTGGCGTTCGTCACGCTGCCGTTCGTGGTGCGGGCGGTGCAACCGGTGCTGCTCGAGGCCGATCGAGAGGTGGAGCAGGCGGCCGCGTCCCTGGGCGCCGACAACCTGACCACGTTCCGCCGCATCGTGCTGCCCACCCTCGCGCCGGCGATCATCTCCGGTGGCGGGCTGGCCTTCGCGAGGGCCATCGGCGAATTCGGTTCGGTGGTGCTGATCGGCGGCAACATCCCGCGGCACACCCAGGTGGCCTCGCAGTACATCCAGCAGCAGATCGAGGTGGACCGGCCGGTCAACGCGGCCGCGGTGTCGGTGGCGCTGCTGGTGATCTCGTTCGTGGTGCTGCTGGTGCTGCGGGTGTTCTCGGAGCGGACCGCCCGGAAGGAGAAGCAGACCCGATGA
- a CDS encoding sulfate ABC transporter substrate-binding protein gives MSRSSGFLSRRRALAVALTAVAAVGLTACGGGSSDSTSGKSDNAGGATTSSLTLVAYSAPKPGFDKVIPAFNKTDAGKGVAVQASYGASGDQSRKVKDGTPADVVNFSVEPDITRLVDAGLVDSTWNADANKGVPLTSVVVIAVRKGNPKGIHDWDDLLKPGVEVVTPNPFSSGSAKWNLLAPYAAKSEGGKNPQAGLDYLSKLVTKEHVKVQPTSGREATETFLQGTGDVLLSYENEALFAERNGDQLEHFIPPITLKIENPVAVLKNAKNPDKAVAFRDFLFSSDGQTALATGGFRPVDPKVAANFTKDFPAPSQKLWTIADLGGWKQLDKDLFTQGTGSVAQIYDKATK, from the coding sequence ATGTCTCGCAGTTCCGGTTTTCTCTCGCGCCGACGGGCACTCGCCGTCGCGCTCACCGCGGTGGCGGCGGTCGGACTCACCGCGTGTGGCGGCGGATCCAGCGACTCGACCAGTGGAAAGAGCGACAACGCCGGTGGCGCGACCACCAGCAGCCTCACCCTGGTCGCCTACTCCGCGCCGAAGCCGGGATTCGACAAGGTGATCCCCGCGTTCAACAAGACCGACGCCGGCAAGGGCGTGGCGGTCCAGGCGTCCTACGGCGCCTCCGGTGACCAGTCCCGCAAGGTCAAGGACGGCACCCCGGCCGATGTCGTCAACTTCTCCGTCGAGCCCGACATCACCCGGCTGGTCGACGCCGGTCTGGTCGACTCGACCTGGAACGCCGACGCCAACAAGGGCGTGCCGCTGACCTCGGTGGTCGTGATCGCGGTCCGCAAGGGCAACCCGAAGGGCATCCACGACTGGGACGACCTGCTGAAGCCGGGCGTCGAGGTGGTGACCCCGAACCCGTTCAGCTCCGGTTCGGCCAAGTGGAACCTGCTCGCGCCGTACGCGGCCAAGAGCGAGGGCGGCAAGAATCCGCAGGCCGGCCTCGACTACCTGAGCAAGCTGGTCACCAAGGAGCACGTCAAGGTGCAGCCGACCTCCGGTCGCGAGGCCACCGAGACCTTCCTGCAGGGCACCGGCGACGTGCTGCTCAGCTATGAGAACGAGGCCCTGTTCGCCGAGCGCAACGGCGACCAGCTCGAGCACTTCATCCCGCCGATCACCCTGAAGATCGAGAATCCGGTCGCGGTGCTGAAGAACGCCAAGAACCCGGACAAGGCCGTCGCCTTCCGCGACTTCCTGTTCAGCTCGGACGGTCAGACCGCGCTGGCCACCGGCGGATTCCGCCCGGTGGATCCGAAGGTCGCCGCGAACTTCACCAAGGATTTCCCGGCGCCGTCGCAGAAGTTGTGGACCATCGCGGATCTGGGTGGCTGGAAGCAGCTGGACAAGGACCTGTTCACGCAGGGCACCGGCAGCGTCGCCCAGATCTACGACAAGGCCACCAAGTAG